The following proteins are encoded in a genomic region of Streptococcus cristatus AS 1.3089:
- a CDS encoding APC family permease, with protein sequence MNATKLTAQEQERENAKFSFSGATLYGINAVIGSGIFLLPQKIYKGLGPASLAVMLGTALLVILLAVCLAETAGYFNKNGGAFQYSKAAFGDFVGFNVGFLGWAVTIIAWSAMAAGFARLFVITFKSFAPYELLLSVSLIILLSLMNISGLKTSKMFTLTATVAKLIPIVAFSLCAIFFIKGGIDKGNFTPFLQLEPGVDIMKAISSTAIYIFYGFIGFETMSIVAGEMRNPEKNVPRAILGSISIVSVLYMLIIAGTIAMLGSRILQTDASVQDAFVEMIGPAGAWIVSIGALISIAGLNIGESIMVPRYGAAIADEGLLPKKIAETNAKNAPVVAILISGAFSIALLFSGKFEELATLSVVFRFFQYIPTALAVLKLRKMYPEKKVVFRVPFGPIIPILAVVISLVMIVADNPMNVVYGVIGAAVASLVYYFMHGRKQVPTNPD encoded by the coding sequence ATGAATGCGACTAAACTCACTGCACAAGAACAAGAGCGAGAAAATGCGAAATTCAGCTTTTCTGGCGCTACTCTCTATGGTATCAATGCTGTTATCGGTTCAGGAATTTTCCTCCTACCTCAAAAAATTTATAAAGGACTGGGTCCTGCTTCTCTAGCTGTCATGCTGGGAACTGCCCTTCTCGTTATTCTCTTAGCCGTCTGCTTGGCAGAAACTGCTGGTTATTTTAATAAAAACGGCGGAGCCTTCCAATATTCCAAAGCAGCCTTTGGAGACTTTGTCGGATTTAATGTTGGCTTCCTAGGCTGGGCGGTTACCATCATCGCTTGGTCAGCAATGGCAGCAGGATTTGCGAGACTTTTTGTCATTACTTTTAAATCCTTTGCCCCTTATGAACTTCTGCTCAGTGTAAGCCTGATTATCCTACTTAGTCTGATGAATATCTCAGGTCTTAAGACCTCCAAAATGTTCACCTTGACCGCAACCGTAGCAAAGCTCATCCCAATTGTCGCTTTCAGTCTATGTGCAATTTTCTTCATCAAAGGAGGAATTGACAAAGGAAACTTCACTCCGTTTCTTCAGCTAGAACCTGGCGTGGATATCATGAAAGCCATCTCTAGTACAGCTATCTACATTTTCTACGGTTTCATCGGTTTTGAAACCATGTCTATCGTTGCTGGTGAAATGCGCAACCCAGAAAAGAATGTGCCTCGGGCTATTTTGGGCTCTATCAGTATTGTATCTGTTCTCTATATGCTGATTATCGCAGGAACTATCGCCATGCTAGGTAGCCGAATCCTACAAACAGATGCCTCTGTGCAAGACGCCTTTGTCGAAATGATTGGTCCTGCTGGAGCATGGATTGTCTCCATCGGAGCTCTCATCTCTATCGCTGGACTCAATATCGGTGAATCCATCATGGTACCGCGTTATGGTGCAGCCATCGCAGATGAAGGCTTGCTGCCTAAAAAAATTGCAGAAACCAATGCTAAAAACGCTCCTGTAGTTGCTATCTTAATCTCTGGAGCATTCTCAATCGCTCTGCTCTTCTCTGGAAAATTTGAAGAATTGGCTACCCTCAGCGTGGTCTTCCGTTTCTTCCAATACATTCCAACTGCTTTGGCGGTCTTGAAACTCAGAAAAATGTATCCAGAAAAGAAGGTTGTCTTCCGTGTACCATTCGGCCCTATCATCCCTATCCTAGCTGTTGTTATCAGCTTGGTTATGATTGTAGCTGATAATCCGATGAACGTAGTCTACGGTGTCATTGGTGCTGCCGTTGCCAGCTTAGTCTACTACTTCATGCACGGTCGAAAACAGGTTCCTACTAACCCTGACTAA
- a CDS encoding HutD family protein → MTHITLLKSNDFQVSDWSGGKTKQLYLSPPTGHYGKRNFDYRLSTATVELAESQFSDLSGFHRILMSLDHTLHLHNASRQEETVLAPFAPYFFEGSDSITSRGTCTDFNLIYSDHYQGQMLAISDGQELTQDEAIQFIYALSDLMVTGTGLPSLNLETGQLLIVEKEAQETELQIMFSSNQPTGAPLAIWAGLTHIPTK, encoded by the coding sequence ATGACACATATAACCCTTCTAAAATCAAACGATTTTCAAGTTTCCGATTGGTCGGGGGGAAAGACAAAACAGCTTTATCTTTCCCCGCCAACTGGCCACTATGGCAAGCGTAACTTTGACTATCGCCTCTCAACAGCGACTGTGGAGTTAGCTGAAAGTCAGTTTTCTGACCTCAGCGGCTTTCACCGCATTCTCATGAGCCTGGACCACACACTTCATCTCCACAATGCCAGTCGGCAGGAGGAAACGGTTCTAGCTCCCTTTGCCCCCTATTTTTTCGAAGGGAGTGATTCTATCACAAGTCGTGGGACTTGTACCGACTTTAATTTAATTTACAGCGACCATTATCAGGGACAGATGCTTGCCATCTCGGATGGACAAGAACTTACTCAAGATGAAGCAATTCAATTTATCTATGCCTTGAGTGATTTGATGGTGACAGGAACAGGCCTGCCATCGCTTAACCTAGAGACAGGGCAACTTCTGATAGTGGAAAAAGAGGCTCAGGAAACTGAGCTGCAAATAATGTTTTCGAGTAACCAGCCAACGGGTGCTCCCCTTGCTATATGGGCTGGTTTGACCCATATCCCTACTAAGTAA
- a CDS encoding formate--tetrahydrofolate ligase, whose product MVLSDIEIANSVQMKPIKEVAEKLGIAEDALSLYGNYKAKISAGQLEALKDKPDGKLILVTAISPTPAGEGKTTTSVGLADALAAIGKKAIIALREPSLGPVFGIKGGAAGGGHAQVVPMEDINLHFTGDFHAIGVANNLLAALIDNHIHHGNALGIDSRRITWKRAVDMNDRQLRHIVDGLQGKVNGVPREDGFDITVASEVMAILCLSENITDLKNRLEKIIIGYSFEGKPVTAKDLKAGGAMAAVLKDAIHPNLVQTLEHTPALIHGGPFANIAHGCNSVLATKLALKYADYTVTEAGFGADLGAEKFIDIKCRTSGLRPSAVVLVATIRALKMHGGVAKSDLAEENVQAVVDGLPNLEKHLENIQDVYGLPAVVAINKFPLDTEAELQAVYDACQKRGVDVVISDVWANGGAGGKELAEKVVELAEGDNHFQFVYNEEDSIETKLNKIVTKVYGGKGVRLTPAAKHELKQLEELGFSNYPICMAKTQYSFSDDAKKLGAPKDFVVTISQLKVSAGAGFIVALTGAIMTMPGLPKVPASEKIDVDKDGNISGLF is encoded by the coding sequence ATGGTTTTATCAGATATTGAAATTGCCAACTCGGTTCAAATGAAGCCCATCAAAGAAGTGGCAGAAAAGCTAGGAATTGCTGAAGACGCCTTGTCTCTTTATGGAAATTACAAGGCAAAAATCAGTGCCGGCCAACTGGAAGCTTTAAAAGACAAGCCAGACGGCAAACTGATTCTCGTGACCGCTATTTCCCCGACACCAGCTGGAGAAGGTAAGACTACGACTTCTGTCGGATTGGCTGATGCTCTAGCTGCTATCGGTAAAAAAGCTATTATCGCTCTGCGGGAACCTTCGCTCGGACCTGTCTTTGGTATCAAGGGCGGAGCTGCTGGCGGAGGTCATGCCCAGGTTGTACCCATGGAGGACATCAACCTCCACTTCACTGGTGACTTTCATGCCATCGGTGTTGCCAACAACCTGCTGGCAGCCCTCATTGACAACCACATCCACCATGGCAATGCCTTAGGCATAGACTCTCGCCGCATCACTTGGAAGCGGGCAGTTGATATGAATGACCGGCAGTTGCGCCACATTGTGGATGGCTTGCAGGGCAAGGTCAACGGTGTTCCGCGTGAAGACGGTTTTGACATTACAGTTGCTTCTGAGGTTATGGCTATTCTTTGTCTGTCAGAAAATATCACTGACCTCAAGAACCGTTTGGAAAAGATTATCATTGGCTACAGCTTTGAAGGTAAGCCAGTAACTGCTAAGGATCTGAAAGCTGGTGGCGCTATGGCGGCTGTCCTCAAAGACGCTATCCATCCAAACTTGGTTCAAACTCTGGAACACACACCAGCCTTGATTCACGGCGGACCTTTCGCCAATATTGCCCATGGCTGTAACAGTGTCCTAGCTACCAAGCTGGCTCTTAAATATGCCGACTATACAGTCACAGAAGCTGGTTTCGGTGCTGACCTAGGTGCTGAGAAATTCATCGACATTAAGTGTCGTACATCTGGCCTTCGTCCATCGGCTGTAGTTCTGGTTGCTACCATCCGCGCCCTCAAGATGCACGGTGGTGTGGCTAAGAGTGATTTGGCTGAAGAAAATGTCCAAGCCGTTGTAGATGGTCTGCCAAACTTGGAAAAACATCTGGAAAACATTCAAGATGTTTATGGCCTGCCAGCAGTCGTTGCCATCAATAAATTCCCGCTGGATACCGAAGCAGAATTGCAAGCAGTTTATGACGCCTGCCAAAAACGCGGAGTTGACGTAGTAATTTCCGACGTTTGGGCAAATGGCGGAGCCGGCGGTAAAGAATTAGCTGAAAAAGTCGTTGAACTGGCCGAAGGAGACAATCACTTCCAATTTGTATATAATGAAGAGGACTCCATTGAGACCAAGCTCAACAAAATTGTTACTAAGGTCTATGGAGGCAAAGGCGTTCGCCTGACTCCTGCCGCTAAACATGAGCTCAAACAACTGGAAGAACTGGGCTTCTCCAACTATCCTATCTGTATGGCCAAGACTCAGTACTCTTTCTCAGACGATGCTAAGAAACTGGGCGCTCCTAAAGACTTTGTCGTGACGATCAGCCAGCTCAAAGTTTCTGCTGGTGCAGGCTTCATCGTTGCTCTGACTGGTGCAATCATGACCATGCCAGGATTGCCTAAGGTGCCAGCCAGCGAAAAGATTGACGTCGACAAAGATGGCAATATCAGCGGTTTGTTCTAA
- the ftcD gene encoding glutamate formimidoyltransferase, with translation MAKIVECIPNFSEGRNQAVIDGLVETAKSVPGVTLLDHSSDASHNRSVFTLVGDDQNIQEVAFRLVKYASENIDLTKHQGEHPRMGATDVLPFVPIKDITSEECVEIAKAVSERINRELGIPIFLYEDAATRPERKNLAKVRKGQFEGMPEKLLEADWAPDYGERKIHPTAGVTAVGARMPLIAYNINLDTDNLEIANNIAKIIRGSSGGYKYCKAIGVMLEDRNIAQVSINMVNLEKFPLYRVFETVRFEAKRYGVGILGSEVIGLAPAKALIDAAEYYLQIEDFDYGKQVLENHLLG, from the coding sequence ATGGCAAAAATTGTTGAATGTATTCCTAACTTTTCTGAAGGCCGCAACCAAGCGGTCATCGACGGTCTAGTGGAAACAGCTAAGAGCGTGCCAGGAGTGACACTTTTGGACCACTCTTCTGATGCCAGCCACAACCGCAGTGTCTTTACCTTGGTCGGCGACGATCAAAACATTCAGGAAGTTGCCTTCCGTTTGGTTAAATACGCTTCTGAAAATATTGACTTGACCAAGCACCAGGGTGAACACCCTCGTATGGGCGCAACTGATGTCCTGCCTTTTGTACCGATCAAGGACATTACAAGTGAGGAATGCGTAGAAATTGCGAAGGCCGTATCTGAGCGAATCAATCGCGAACTCGGTATTCCTATCTTCCTCTATGAAGATGCTGCAACTCGTCCAGAGCGCAAGAACTTGGCTAAGGTTCGCAAAGGACAATTTGAAGGCATGCCTGAAAAACTCTTGGAAGCTGACTGGGCACCTGACTACGGTGAAAGAAAGATTCACCCAACTGCTGGTGTCACTGCTGTCGGAGCTAGAATGCCACTTATCGCCTACAACATCAACTTGGATACAGACAATCTGGAAATTGCCAACAATATTGCCAAAATCATCCGTGGATCAAGCGGTGGCTACAAGTACTGTAAAGCTATCGGCGTTATGCTGGAAGACCGCAACATTGCTCAGGTTTCCATCAACATGGTCAATCTGGAAAAATTCCCACTCTATCGTGTCTTTGAAACTGTTCGCTTTGAAGCCAAACGCTATGGAGTTGGAATCCTCGGCTCAGAAGTCATTGGTTTGGCGCCAGCTAAGGCTCTGATTGACGCAGCAGAATACTATCTGCAAATCGAAGACTTTGACTACGGCAAGCAAGTTCTGGAAAACCATTTGCTGGGCTAG
- a CDS encoding urocanate hydratase yields MSFYSEQDIAAAMTVKLDDVLPEKTVFQEGIRRAPDRGFRLTQAQTEIALKNALRYIPKRFHEEVIPEFLEELKTRGRIYGYRWRPKERIYGKPIDEYKGNCTAAKAMQVMIDNNLSFEIALYPYELVTYGETGSVCANWMQYNLIKKYLEVMTDHQTLVVESGHPLGLFKSKPEAPRVIITNGLLVGEYDNMKDWEIAEEMGVTNYGQMTAGGWMYIGPQGIVHGTFNTLLNAGRLKLGVADDGDLTGKLFISSGLGGMSGAQGKAAEIAKAVAIIAEVDQSRIETRHSQGWISQLAESPKEAIDLAQKALEAGESTSIAYHGNIVDLLEYVNANNIHVDLLSDQTSCHNVYDGGYCPAGISFEERTRLLAEDKETFTKLVDQTLERHFKAIKTLTNNGTYFFDYGNAFMKAVYDSGIKEISKNGFDDKDGFIWPSYVEDIMGPMLFDYGYGPFRWVCLSGKHEDLVATDHAAMEVIDPNRRYQDRDNYNWIRDAEKNQLVVGTQARILYQDCMGRVNIALKFNELVREGKIGPVMIGRDHHDVSGTDSPFRETSNIKDGSNVTCDMAVQCYAGNAARGMSLVALHNGGGTGIGKAINGGFGLVLDGSERIDEIIKSAIAWDTIGGVARRNWARNEHAIETAIEYNRLHQGTDHITIPYLTDEDLVKESVKKLFE; encoded by the coding sequence ATGTCATTCTACAGCGAACAAGATATTGCAGCAGCAATGACCGTCAAATTAGACGATGTATTACCTGAAAAAACGGTTTTCCAAGAAGGCATCCGTCGCGCACCTGACCGAGGCTTCCGTTTGACTCAAGCTCAAACCGAAATTGCTCTTAAAAATGCCCTTCGCTATATTCCGAAGAGATTCCATGAGGAAGTGATTCCAGAATTTCTGGAAGAACTGAAAACTCGCGGACGGATTTATGGCTACCGCTGGCGTCCAAAAGAACGCATCTACGGCAAACCAATTGACGAGTATAAAGGGAACTGTACCGCAGCTAAGGCTATGCAGGTTATGATTGACAACAACCTGAGCTTTGAAATCGCCCTTTATCCTTATGAATTGGTTACCTATGGAGAAACTGGATCTGTCTGCGCTAACTGGATGCAGTACAACCTCATCAAGAAATACTTGGAAGTCATGACCGACCATCAAACCTTGGTCGTGGAATCTGGCCACCCGCTCGGACTTTTCAAATCTAAACCAGAAGCTCCGCGTGTCATCATCACCAATGGTCTCTTGGTTGGTGAATACGACAATATGAAGGACTGGGAAATTGCGGAAGAAATGGGCGTGACCAACTACGGTCAAATGACAGCCGGCGGCTGGATGTATATCGGCCCTCAAGGTATCGTCCATGGTACTTTCAACACCCTCCTCAATGCTGGACGTTTGAAACTGGGTGTAGCCGATGATGGCGACCTGACTGGCAAACTTTTCATCTCTTCTGGTCTGGGCGGTATGAGTGGAGCTCAAGGGAAAGCAGCTGAAATTGCTAAAGCTGTAGCAATTATAGCCGAAGTAGACCAATCTCGGATTGAAACTCGCCACTCCCAAGGCTGGATTAGTCAATTAGCCGAAAGTCCAAAAGAAGCAATTGACTTGGCTCAGAAAGCTCTGGAAGCTGGCGAATCCACTTCTATCGCCTATCATGGTAACATCGTAGACCTCTTAGAATATGTCAACGCGAACAATATCCATGTAGATCTGCTGTCTGACCAAACTTCTTGCCACAATGTCTATGACGGCGGCTACTGTCCAGCTGGTATCAGCTTTGAAGAGCGGACACGCCTCCTAGCTGAAGACAAGGAAACCTTTACTAAGTTGGTTGACCAAACCTTGGAACGTCACTTCAAGGCAATCAAGACCTTGACTAACAACGGCACCTACTTCTTTGACTACGGTAACGCCTTTATGAAGGCCGTCTATGACTCTGGCATCAAGGAAATTTCTAAGAATGGCTTTGATGACAAAGACGGCTTTATCTGGCCATCTTATGTAGAAGATATCATGGGGCCAATGCTCTTTGACTATGGTTATGGTCCTTTCCGTTGGGTATGTCTGAGCGGTAAGCACGAAGACCTAGTCGCTACTGACCATGCAGCTATGGAAGTGATCGACCCTAACCGCCGCTACCAAGACCGCGACAACTACAACTGGATCCGAGATGCAGAAAAGAACCAGCTGGTTGTTGGAACTCAGGCTCGGATTCTCTACCAAGACTGTATGGGTCGTGTCAATATCGCCCTCAAGTTCAATGAATTAGTACGCGAAGGCAAGATTGGTCCTGTCATGATCGGCCGTGACCACCACGACGTATCTGGTACCGATTCTCCATTCCGTGAAACTTCTAATATTAAGGATGGTTCTAATGTTACCTGCGACATGGCTGTGCAATGTTATGCTGGTAACGCAGCTCGGGGTATGAGTCTGGTAGCTCTCCACAACGGTGGCGGAACTGGTATCGGTAAAGCAATCAACGGTGGCTTTGGCTTGGTACTGGACGGTAGCGAACGCATTGATGAAATCATCAAATCTGCTATCGCTTGGGATACAATCGGCGGAGTTGCACGTCGTAACTGGGCACGTAATGAGCATGCTATTGAGACAGCTATCGAGTACAACCGCCTCCACCAAGGAACAGACCACATTACCATTCCGTACTTAACTGACGAAGATTTGGTCAAAGAATCTGTTAAGAAATTGTTCGAATAG